GGAAAAGAAATCTCAATCAAGACCGTCAAGGGGCTGAAACTCGACTGCCGAATCTGAATCCATAGAACAACTTCAAGGAAATTGAGCTCTTAAAAGACAAGGAAATCATGTAGGTCGTAAATTACAGCCAGGCCATTTATAGAAATTAAGCAGCATATATATACAACTGAATGATTGAAATCCTTTGAAGCAATCATATGGCCTGCATCCATCAAGAGATGTACAAGcagttggcatgtcatacatgtGTTTCTTTGTTGATGAATTAGATTGGCAACATGAGGGTTTGTGTGGTGATAGATTCTACTGGAACAGATCTCACCCAGCGTGATGTGTACTAATGTTCGTTGCACTATGAGCTATGAACAAAAATACCCACAGTGGAGTGCAGTAGAGTACTTACAGACTGCCACCTTTGCTGCTAGAGGGAAATGATCTATGCAGGTTCCCCCTTTGGCGTGGCCTTTCAATCTAAATTTGCATGGACAGTCATAGCCTCCCAACCTGTTTCTGCAGACTCCGCCATTTGTGCAGCGATACAGATGAGGGAGCTTGCATTCATCAATGTCTGAAAAATTAACACTTGAGGATGTTAACGAATTGGTAATGACAGTTTCTCCAACACGTTTTCAACTACCATTTCATCTAGTTTAAAGCAAGCGTTGGAACACAGAATCAAAGCAAAGCATTTGAGTACCTTGAAAGGATGGATTAGTGCACATCTATGATTCTAACACTTTGAGAACCAGATCCACTAGATAATCACATGTTCCCAAGAAAAGGAGAATTGGTTGAGCCCAACTCTCACTTTATTTCTTtgttgtttcttttcttgttgTAAATAGTGTCTTGCAAAGCATTCCTCAATGTCTGAAGAATTAACACTTGGCGAAGTTAACTAGTTGGTAATGAATGTTTCTTGTGTAGTATATATAAAGATTGCTCTAACACGTTTTTAACTACCATTGCATCTACTTTAAAGCAAGGGTTCAAACACAGAATCAAAGCACAGCATTTGATTACCTTGATAGGATGGATTAGTGCACATGAATGAGAACCAGATCCACCAGATAATCTCATGTTCCCAATTCCAAGAGCAGGTATTGGTTGAGCCCAACTTTCAGTTTATTTCTTTGCGGTTTCTTTGCTGGTCGTAAATATTGTAGTTTGTTGAtgtattaatccaaaaatactgTAGAACAATTGTTCTTTGGTTTCAGGTTAGAAAGAACATCAAGGCAAGCACATCACACTTTTGCAAGATAAAAAGTGACGAAAGACATCTTACGAAATTAAGGTTCTTCCACTAAGTTAATCTTGCTTAATTATGTAATACATCTTACTTTTTGTATTGTTCAGATGCCGAGGCCGGAGGCAAAGCCCAACTCTTTGTCTTTTAAtaatatggctgcatgcatcgttcagatgcagaggccgggggcacgcttccttttccaaaaaaaaaaatcTTACTTTTTGTAAATAAGAAGTCCAGACTACGATGTTGATAATAAATAGTACTCCAAATGATGGATGCATCCAAAGTGCCAAACCCTGGAGTAGTAAATTGATGGATGGATAAGCAGTTTTACGTACCTTTGCATCCATGCTCCGGATCTTGCAGGTAAGGATTACCATGGAAACCTTTGGAACAGTTGCAGATGTAGCCTGGTCCATTGAGCGAGTTGAAGCACTCGCTGTTGTTGCTGACGCACGCGTAGGACCCAGGCTTCTTGCGGGCTACGTCGCACGTCTCGTTCCTGATGGCCCAATCCATGACGAACGGCGCCTGGCCACCGTTGTTGTTAATGAACGCCGGCGAGGTCGCATAGGTCGTCGAGAAGGTGAAGTTGGACGAGTCCATGAGCACCGCGTAGCTGCAGCGGCTGACGTTGTGGATCTCGGTCGTGTTGAAGCCAGGTTCGAACTCCACGTAGTAGTACTGCAGCCCCTTGGGGATGGCGGTCTGGCAGCACCCTATCCCGGAGCAGGAGCCGTTGCTCAGGGTCGACCTCACATCGTCTCCCCGGCACATGGCCACACACCCACTCATGTACTTGTCGCCGCCATCGCCATAGTCGCCATCGTCGCCGTTGATGTACGCCAGGGTTTGGCAACCGATGAccgtgaacttgttggtggtgtcAGAGAACATGTAGGGTGTGCCCGCGAAGTCCAGCGACCACTCGTCGCGGACCATCTCCCGAGTGGTGGTGTTGTAGCAATAATAGGAGATATTATTCAGCATCCGGGCCTGACCTTGCTGCAGCGAGATGCCGACGACCTCCACGTTGCCAGCTGCAAATGGCCTGTGGCGCCCACCATTAATCCCTGTCTCGTTGCAGGTCAGGCCAAAGCCGTTCATGGCGCAGTGGCCGTCGTCGTCGCCTTCGTCGTCGTCGGGTGAATGGACGATCCCGAATGGGTAAGGGATGTCTACGCTGCCGCATTTTCTTTGGCACTTACTGCTAGGTTGTGGCGATGCTGCTCCAAGCAGTGGGAACCTTGCGGCAAGCACTGAGACGAGCCATAATAGTAGTACAGGTACAGCAGCTAATCTGTTGAACGGCATGGATGGTGTTGGGGACGGCGTGGTCTGGGTTGGGAACGGCGTGGGCTTGCTTTGCTTCGTTGGGGACGGCGTGGTCTGGGTTGCTTTATAATCATCCCAACCAAGAATCGACGCCAGAACGTTCATGATAACTACTCCCATATGCACTATGACACCATACATGATACCAAGACTTGGCATGGTATTCTACAGTTTTTCTTGCGTGGAAATGTGCTATTCTACAGAGTATAACTCAAATAAACAACTTGGATTGGCAAAAGAATCTAGTACAACTTGTCGAACTAAAAAATAGCAACTTGCTTTTGTTGCATAAGAAATAACCCAAGATGAGTCAGCATCTACTAGCTAGAAGCTGTATTGAATGGTTTATCTTATGTAAGTCAGCTGTCGCCCCGTATTATTGGCTTGGCATCTAGGAAGGACTGACTGCATGTGGCATATATATATACCTACTAttacgtactccctccgtttctaaatataagtctttatagATTGACTGGTTTATCTTATGTAAGTCAGCTGTCACCCCGTATTATTGGCTCCATTATTGGCATCTAGGAAGGACTGACTGCATGTGGCATATATATATACCTACTATTATGTGGCATATatatatatttagaaacggagggagtacgtaatagtagcgtactccctccgtttctaaatatatatATGCCACATAATAGTAGGTATATATATATGCCACATGCAGTCAGTCCTTTCTAGATTCCAATAATGGAGCCAATAATATGGGGTGACAGTTGACTTACATAAGTTAAACCAGTCAATACAGCTTCTAGCTAGTAGATGCTGACTCATCTTGGGTTATTTTTTATGCAACAGAAGCAAGTTGCTATTTTTTAGTTCGACAAGTTGTACTAGATTCTTTTGCCAATCCAAGTTGTTTATTTGAGTTATACTCTGTAGAATAGCACATTTCCACGCAAGAAAAACTGTAGAATACCATGCCAAGTCTTGGTATCATGTATGGTGTCATAGTGCATATGCCGACTTGTCTTCATTCAGCTTTTTTGGCGATTGGTATGCAAGTTTCTTTTATTTGCATTTATTAGAGATCCATATACGTACGCAAACCTTGATATTTCTTTTCGTAGAGACTTATTATGGCATCAACCATATCGTGCAATGAATTTCTCACACGTCTAGAGCCCATTCAACTGTCAAACGAACCGAATGAGTTTCGATGGAACTTGCATCTGAACGGCAGATTTTCTATCAAGTCCTCATATGAGGAGCTTTCCCATAGTGATGTTCCTATTGATACTAAAAATAATTGGAAGCTCAAACTACCACTTCGAGTGAAGTATTCCTTTGGTTACTATTTACAGATATGTGATCTTTACAAGAGATAACCTGGTGCGCCGCGATTTGCAAAATAAGCAAGCCAAAATGACAAACCTATTGAACACGTATTTTGAGTGTAAGCTTGCTCCTTGGGAGTAGACCATGGTTCAAGTAGCTTCAAAGCATTACCCCACGTAGTGCGTGTAATATGCTCGGTAATTGGTTGCGAGCTATCGACAAATAACTCTCACTAGTAGGAAAATGGGCTTTTatcccggtttgtaagggccttttgtcccggtttttgaatcaggactaaagggtcgttactaaagccctaaagggtccttacacgaaccgggacagaaggtcctccacgtggccgctgctgccagcccaggcaggggggcctttggtcccggttggtgccaacaACCGGGACTAATAGgcagggcctttggtcccggttggtgtcaccaaccgggaccaataggcagggccttttgtcccggttggtgtcaccaactgggaccaataggcatccacgcgtcagcatttcaggggctcgggtttttgtttttgttttgaaaggggggggggttgggggattttggggggttaatttaggtgtttcatatattgtgttagctagctaattaatagagagaagtgtcctctcttatctccgtgcttggtcgacgctacgtgctatatacgtatggagaggactagacacgctagctagtaagcaaatgaaggaaacagaagatcatCATGAACGTATGCAtgcagagagaagtgatatcgaccacctctccttctccgagagattggtcgaacaacaagttctcgtatatctatctaacactaccggctacatatatacaataattatctcttacaatataatctcctaattaaattgtaagaacacagggtccacatagtattctccgttttcagcgatcacgtggtcaaggaagaatgccgccaattcctcttgaattcctcgcatacgatctggtgctaggagttgaTCACACATctgaaagatctaatttgaagaagggggtcaatacatatatatatgaataaatgaaactcgacacaaatgatggtaataaaataaaattatgaatattattgcttacgcacttcatattgttcgtcagagtagccccgctcacaggtcgtgtagcggatggactcgcaaacgtagtatccacagtaattattcccgggttcctgccacaaccactttacaagaaatagaggtcaatcaaactgataagtaAGCATggtaaatggtattgatgaaactagcgcttgaatcactaggagatgcgcggaacatgctactatagtacttacttttgggtgtttaaattgcagcttcttcggcagtcccgaagcttttgtggtgaattttctccaaaccctgccagacaaagaaaacaattacttgatatcaggaaatgaacaaagttgctgttatggtggataatgatcgatttaacttacttctcgagcatttgagtcatgttcgcgtagtcctggggatcttttcgtctcaagtctaagacggttactactccctgctcaagcttaatctctaggagaatatagtggaagctgcgcatgcatgcataagtcatcaattacattaccataacctggactaataagggaaaccgaatatgcacaagacagtaacactcacttgaagttgtaaggaaagagtattatatctttgttttgatttaataccaacaatcgtagcaagttggcctcggcttctttgggatgtttttcaaccgtatatgcatctatgagatttgtgttaatgaacccagtatcaccgatttgtcttttcttcaattcggcgatcttcaatctgcataatatagtgaggataattataaatacatgcaatgaaagagctgacctatatagagagacttaatgacagaagtagtactacttacagacagtagcaagtgatcgttgttttatcgagggccttttgattgtaaaactggaagaaatcctcaaat
This genomic window from Aegilops tauschii subsp. strangulata cultivar AL8/78 chromosome 4, Aet v6.0, whole genome shotgun sequence contains:
- the LOC109776576 gene encoding wall-associated receptor kinase 4; translated protein: MPFNRLAAVPVLLLWLVSVLAARFPLLGAASPQPSSKCQRKCGSVDIPYPFGIVHSPDDDEGDDDGHCAMNGFGLTCNETGINGGRHRPFAAGNVEVVGISLQQGQARMLNNISYYCYNTTTREMVRDEWSLDFAGTPYMFSDTTNKFTVIGCQTLAYINGDDGDYGDGGDKYMSGCVAMCRGDDVRSTLSNGSCSGIGCCQTAIPKGLQYYYVEFEPGFNTTEIHNVSRCSYAVLMDSSNFTFSTTYATSPAFINNNGGQAPFVMDWAIRNETCDVARKKPGSYACVSNNSECFNSLNGPGYICNCSKGFHGNPYLQDPEHGCKDIDECKLPHLYRCTNGGVCRNRLGGYDCPCKFRLKGHAKGGTCIDHFPLAAKVAVCTIGGILLMVIISFLVILHKEKKKTEEFFKKNGGPTLEKAIVIKLFKKDELKPILKKSNFIGKGCFGEVYKGILDNKLVAVKKPINGSVLESDQFANEVIIQSQVIHKNIVRLIGCCLEVDAPMLVYEFISQGSLHDILHNSNNKVALNLDARLSIAAHSADGLAYMHSKTNTRILHGDVKPANILLDDNFIPKISDFGISRLIACDKEHTASIIGDRNYMDPVYLQEGLLTEKSDVYSFGVVILELISRERAMHSDNNKLVKNFLEAHKKQKKATQFFDKEIAITNDLEILENLASIAVECLSLDVDQRPTMMEVAERLLILSRSCKL